A single region of the Pontibacter kalidii genome encodes:
- a CDS encoding RNA polymerase sigma factor, with protein MTALEFNTLVQNVAQSLRPAAMNLTRDLDDAKDLVQETMLKALTNRDKFKAGTNLKAWLYTIMRNTFINNYNKVTKRSSNIDSSEYLQYLNTDENFVTQNKGTATFVMNDINKAIASLNEEHRTPFMMYYVGYKYLEIAEKLQIPIGTVKNRIHIARKELKKVLKVYRQEA; from the coding sequence ATGACAGCTCTGGAATTCAATACCCTCGTACAGAATGTAGCACAGTCGCTACGGCCGGCGGCCATGAACCTGACCCGAGATTTGGACGATGCCAAAGACCTCGTGCAGGAGACCATGCTGAAAGCCCTTACGAACCGCGATAAGTTTAAGGCAGGCACGAACCTTAAGGCCTGGCTCTACACCATCATGCGCAACACCTTTATAAACAACTACAATAAGGTTACCAAGCGCAGCAGCAATATCGATAGCTCTGAATACCTGCAGTACCTCAATACCGACGAGAACTTCGTGACTCAGAACAAAGGCACGGCAACTTTCGTCATGAATGATATTAACAAAGCCATTGCCAGCCTTAACGAGGAGCATCGCACCCCATTTATGATGTATTACGTGGGCTATAAGTACCTTGAGATTGCGGAGAAACTGCAGATTCCGATTGGTACGGTGAAGAACCGCATCCACATCGCCCGTAAGGAGCTGAAAAAGGTGCTGAAAGTATACAGGCAGGAGGCATAA